CACAATGCTCAAGTCTTTTTTGATGGCTGGTAACTGGAGCTTCTGACTGTAATAGTTAGGTCGGTCTAGTAGCTCAGGGAGTTTAGTTACAAAGATTGGACAACTATTTACGGCATGGCGGTTGTTTTCCCACCAAGAGAAGCGTTCACCCAATTGGCGGTTATACCAATACCGACAAATTCTCAACCATTCGTTAAGAATTAGTTTCTGACTTGATTTCGGCTCTAGTCGGTACTGGTAGGTTACTTTCATCCTATTAGCTGAATGGCTATTATGATTTAAAGCTACACCAATAATACCATAATGTTCTTTATTTTTGATGAAAAATGATTTTGTATCGAAAGGTAGATCAGTGAGCGACTTAAAAGCTCACTTGGTTTTGACCACCAAATATAGACGCAAAGCTTTTACTCTAGAAATGTTGAAACGACTAGAGGATATCTTGGTTGACTTGCTCGAAAAGTGGGATTGCAAGTTAGTGGAATTCAACAAAGAAGAAGATCATGTACACCTGCTGTTTCAGTACCACCCGGATTTACAGCTTAGTAAGCTTGTAAATAACATTAAATCTGTTACCTCGCGCAGGTTACGTCAAGAATATGCCGAGCATCTAGAAAAGTTCTTCTGGAAAGATGTATTTTGGAACGGATCTTATTTTGTAGCCAGTTGCGGTGGAGTAACAATTTCAAAGCTTAAAGAATATATTGAGAATCAAAATAGTCCAGAATGAATATGGGTCATGGCTCGACATAGTGATTAATGCTTTTTGGCGTAGCCAAAAAGCATTAATCACTATCTCTCCCCACTCCCGCGCATTCATCTCACACCCATTCGAGTGGGTGTGAGGCTTCTGCTGATCTAGCTAAAAACCACAACCTGGGTAGACTTTGACCTAAATCAAAATGCACCAGCCAAAATTCCCAAACTCATTACCAGCTGGACAGAATTTACCAGAGCTTTTGGGGACTTGATTGGTGTAGCCCCCGCTCCGACTCCCAGTGGGACTCCCGCTCCGACTCCCAGTGGGACTCCCGCTCCGACTCCCACTGGGACTCCCACTCCTGCGATTGATGAAGGTCATCGGCGGTTAGCCCATGCAGTTTATGGATTTTTCAACAATGGTGGTAGCCGCTGTTATGTAGTGCGAATTACAAAAGATGAAGACCTATCAAAAGCATTAGATGAGTTTGCAAGAATTGATGAGATTGCTCTGGTAGCAATGCCGGGAAGAACCGAGGACTCCATTCGCGATCAATTGGTAACTCACTGCGCCCAGACAGGCGATCGCTTTGCGATTCTAGATGGTCCGCCAACAGCGGAAAATCTGAATGACTTAACTACAATACCTGCTGCAGATCCTAAAGGTAAGATGCCGAAAAGAACCGACCTAGCAGCATGGTATTTTCCTTGGATTAAAGTTTTTGATCCAGCTACCAAATTGCAAAATATCCAAAATCCTAATGATAGTGGCTTGCTGGAAGTACCACCTAGCGGTCACATAGCGGGAATCTATGCGCGTGTAGACACCGAACGCGGTGTCCATAAAGCTCCAGCTAATGAAGCAATTCTTGGTGCTTTGGACCTTACCCAAAAAATCAGTAAAGCTGAACAAAATGGATTGAACCCGAAGGGGGTTAACTGTATCCGAGTGCTGAACGACAATATTTTGGTGTGGGGCGCACGCACGGTTGGCGGAGAGGATAACTTTGACTTGAAGTACATCAACGTCCGCCGCACCTTGCTGTATTTGCGAGAATCTATCGACGAAGGCACCCAGTGGGTTGTATTTGAGCCAAATACCCCAGACCTGTGGAAGAGAATTACTCGTAATGTCTCAGATTTCCTCACCGTTGTCTGGCGTTCCGGGGCACTCTTTGGCACCACTCCCCAGCAGGCATTTTACGTCAAATGCAATGCCGAAACCAACCCTCCAGAAGAGCGGGAATTAGGCAGGGTAATTACGGAAATTGGGGTAGCGATTGTCCGTCCGGCTGAATTTGTCATCTTCCGCATCAACCAGTTTACTGCTAACACTCCCAGCTAACTGCTGCGTTTTAAAGTCCCTTGAGAACAAAGGAAGCTGCAAATGCCAACAGTCTATAAGACTGCACCGCAAGCAGGAGTTTACTGACTACTTCCAGAGTCCTTCTGGGAACTACTATTTGGCAGATACCATCACTGGCTTTTTTGAGAATGGCGGTACACGTTGCTATATAGTTCGCGCCGATTTCAATCAAAACCCGGAAGATGCCCTGAAGCAGGCTTTGAAAGACCTAGAACCCCTGAACGACCTCGACTTGGTGGCAATTCCCGATGCTATGACCCTGACCGAATCAGATGCCATCATCCGGGTGCAGCAAGAAGCACTCTCCCACTGCGCTATACTAGGCGATCGCATTGCCATACTAGATGCTAGGCGCAGCGACATGGGAGACATTAAAACCCAAGGCGCTCAACTAACGGCAAATCAACAAGAACCCCTGAACGGGCTACTATACTTCCCTTGGCTGAAAAATGTCCAAGGTCGCTTAGTTCCACCCTGCGGACACATTGCCGGAATTATTGCCCGTAGCGATCGCACTCGTGGAGTATTCAAAGCCCCAGCCAACGAAGAAATCTTCGATGCCCTCGATTTAGATGTTACCGTTGACAAAACCTTACAAGACGAATTGAATCCCCTTGGTATCAATTGCCTACGGGCTTTTCCAGGTAGAGGCATTCGCGTCTGGGGAGCGCGGACACTCTCCCAAGATGTCAACTGGCGTTACATCAACGTCCGTGCCCAGAGAACAAATTACTTTACCAAGTGTAAAGCAATCAAAAGCGCCATCATATGCCGCGATCGCCAAACCCGTAACGCAAATAAACACTTCAGAACCAAGTTTAGAGCAATCAAAAGCGCCATCATATGCCGCGATCGCCAAACCCGTAACGCAAATAAACACTTCAGAACCAAGTTTAGAGCAATCAACAGCACCATCATATGCCGCGATCGCCAAACCCGTAACGCAAATAAACACTTCAGAACCAAGTTTAGAGCAATCAACAGCACCATCATATGCCGCGATCGCCAAACCCGTAACGCAAATAAACACTTCAGATTCTTCCCCCTCAGGTAAATTTCGCGTTACCCGCAAAGCAATTCCCTTACCCAACATAAAAGCAGGGGAAGAACAGGTGCAGTCTTTGCAGGGGGAAATTCCTATACAATCCTCTAAACTCTCAAATCAATTACCTGTAGCCGGAGAAATTGCATCCACACTGCATCAATTGTCACAGCCAGAACAATCGCTGATTTTACCTAAACGTATTGGTTCTTGCGTACTTAGCGTGCTAAATATGTTGAAAAATAAGCTTGAACTCCTTGCTGGGATAAGATGACAGCCATTATTTACTGCCTTTTAGGTCTGATGATTAAAATTTTGGCTATAAGCGCCTGTAAGCCTTGATTTTAAAACAAAGTTATCGACTGTAATTAAAAATTTAGCACGTTAAGTACGCAAGAACCAATAATTCATCTGTGGCGATCGCCAGAGAAATTCCCGCAAGTGCCAACTTTGGCGGAGAGCATAACATGATTTGGCGTAAAAGTGATAACACAACCACATCGGAGAAGTTTTTTTCTGGTGTCACCAATAGCAACACTCAACCTGGAATGCCGAGAGCAATCAATTCAGGGAGCGATCGCCACGGGTATATTGCCCGTACAATGTCAAGCACATCCAGCCCTACATCTGATGGTGCGGCTGAGACTGAGAATACACCATTGCAGACATCAAAACCAGATCGTGAAATAAATGTGGCACAGATCGCCGAACAGGTGAGCCGCATTCTCAGTCGTCAATTAACCGTTGAACGTGAACGTCGGGGGATGAGCAAATGACATTAGCAAAATTGACAATTGAACCGCTACCACCGTCAAAAAAAGACTGGGGCTAATTATCGGGGAAGGGGTTTGTCTAGGTCGCCCGGATCTGCGGTCTGGCAAAGTAATCGAAATTACCAGTGTCGGCGAGCGATTTAGCGGTCAATATTACGTCACTAGCACCAGCCATCGCTATGGGGGGCGAGGCTACTATACCCATTTCACCGTTCAGAGGAACGCCGCATGAATTTATTTGATGTGTTGATTGACACGGAAACACGAGAAGCGATCGCCAATCGTATTTTCGGGGTAGTGATTGGAATTGTTACCAATAATCAAGACCCAGAAAAATTTGGCCGGGTAAAAGTAAAATTTCCTTGGCTGAGTGATGACGATGAAAGCTACTGGGCACGCATTGCCACGCCAATGGCAGGTAAGCAAATGGGCATTTATTTTCTACCAGAAGTTGATGACGAGGTGCTAGTTGTTTTTGAACAGGGTGACATGAATTTTCCCTACATTATTGGTGGTTTGTGGAATGGTGAAGATCGACCTCCGCTGACTAATGAAAATCTTAAAAACAACGTCCGCCTAATTAAATCCCGCAGTGGTCATGTGATTCGCCTAAATGACGAAAAGGGCAAGGAAACTATCGAAATTATCGACAAAAGTAATAATAACAAACTCGTATTTGATACAACCACAAATACTATCACCATCCAAACAGACAAAGATATTAAACTATCTGCTCCCAAAGGCACTATTTCGCTAGATGCTAAAGAAATAAAAATCAACTCTTCCTGTAATACCAACATCACAGCTGGCAAACCAGGAATGAATATCACCGCAATCGGTACGATGAGCTACTAAGAAGACCCGTTCGTTGGACAATTCCTGTTAGCCTTTCAAAAGGTGCTACTGGGAGTTGATGATACAGTTCCCATTTTAAAGGATGACATTAAATTTCAGCCACTGGAACAAGCGATCGCCTCAATTGCCACCCTTTTTGATCCAAAAAGCACGCCAAAAGAATTTCTTAACTGGCTGGCTGGCTGGGTTGCTCTGAGTCTTCGCGATGACTGGGAACAAGAAGCTCAACGTCGATTTATTAGCCGCATTGTCTCTCTCTACAAACAGCGGGGGACAAAAGCGGGTATGACAGAGATGCGGTTCTTGCGTACTTAGCGTGCTTAATTATCAATTAAAGTCTATAAATTTGCTTTAAAAGTAAGGCTTACAGGCGTTCATAATTTAATTTCTAGCAATATGATATAAAATACAGAAAATAATGGCTATTATCTTAGCTCTGCAAGGGTTTCAATCTGATTATTTAATAAATTCAGCACGCTAAGTACGGAAGAGCCAAATTTTTTAAGTTTTAGTGTGGTGGCTGGTTCACCTTGGGCTTATTTAGCTTAAACCGCAAGAAGCCTCTCACCGAAGCGAAGGGAGGTGATGAGATGAATGGCGGGGCGGCGACGAGTTGACCCCCGACCTTTATCAACCGTCAGGTTGATCAGGGAGTGGGGTCGGGGAGGAGTCGCCATTTTTAACTTTGAGCGAGTCTATAAAGTCTTCAACTACATGAGTCATAGTTTTATCGTTTTGACTTGCATATAACCGTAGCTTATTCAATCTACGTTCTGATATTCTTAAATTTAATGCTTTGTTTTTCATACTTGCCTATACATTGTCTTTACGTTTATGTTATCCTATGTGTAGGTCGAAAACAAAGGAAAAAAATGAAGACATCATACCAGTACAAAATCAAGCCAACTAAAGAGCAATCAGCGAAAATAGATAAAACATTAGAAATGCTGCGTTGTCAGTACAATTATTTGTTGGCTCAAAGGTTTGACTGGTATGAAATGAATCGCTGCCCTATTGATAGATGTCCATTAATTTGTCACATACCAGAATTAAAAGAACAACCATTATACTACGCTCAAAAAGCGTCTTTGGTTCAACTTAAAATAGATAGACATTGGTACAAAGAGATTCACTCTCAAGTATTACAGGAAGTACCTAAAAAAGTTGAATTAGCTTTTGATAGATGGTTAAAATGTGACGTTAGCGGGAAGAAGTCTGGTAGACCTAGATTCAAGGGAAAAGGGCAATATAAAACTTTTACTTATACTCAATTCAAACAGCATCACTTTGTTAAAAACAAAATCACTCTGTCAAAGATTGGGGATGTTAAAGTAATTGTTCATCGACCAATACCCGATGGATTTGATATTAAAACCGTATCTGTTACCAAAAAAGCAGATGGCTATTATGTAACCTTGAGCCTTGATGACAAGACGGTTCCCACAATTAAGTCCGATTTCAATCCTGATAATATTGTT
The Gloeotrichia echinulata CP02 DNA segment above includes these coding regions:
- a CDS encoding helix-turn-helix domain-containing protein, with product MKVTYQYRLEPKSSQKLILNEWLRICRYWYNRQLGERFSWWENNRHAVNSCPIFVTKLPELLDRPNYYSQKLQLPAIKKDLSIVQWSGELLDFKSVDSTVLQDVCQRVDKAFERFLIGDSRFLRT
- a CDS encoding phage tail protein — protein: MLLGVDDTVPILKDDIKFQPLEQAIASIATLFDPKSTPKEFLNWLAGWVALSLRDDWEQEAQRRFISRIVSLYKQRGTKAGMTEMRFLRT
- a CDS encoding phage tail sheath subtilisin-like domain-containing protein, producing MADTITGFFENGGTRCYIVRADFNQNPEDALKQALKDLEPLNDLDLVAIPDAMTLTESDAIIRVQQEALSHCAILGDRIAILDARRSDMGDIKTQGAQLTANQQEPLNGLLYFPWLKNVQGRLVPPCGHIAGIIARSDRTRGVFKAPANEEIFDALDLDVTVDKTLQDELNPLGINCLRAFPGRGIRVWGARTLSQDVNWRYINVRAQRTNYFTKCKAIKSAIICRDRQTRNANKHFRTKFRAIKSAIICRDRQTRNANKHFRTKFRAINSTIICRDRQTRNANKHFRTKFRAINSTIICRDRQTRNANKHFRFFPLR
- a CDS encoding transposase; the encoded protein is MKTSYQYKIKPTKEQSAKIDKTLEMLRCQYNYLLAQRFDWYEMNRCPIDRCPLICHIPELKEQPLYYAQKASLVQLKIDRHWYKEIHSQVLQEVPKKVELAFDRWLKCDVSGKKSGRPRFKGKGQYKTFTYTQFKQHHFVKNKITLSKIGDVKVIVHRPIPDGFDIKTVSVTKKADGYYVTLSLDDKTVPTIKSDFNPDNIVGIDVGLIDFYVADDGSRIAAPKHLRKAERKLKSAQRKVSRRKKGSLRRKKAIQKLGKQHKKVADTRRDFHFKIAKSLLDKYDVVAVEKLNIKGLVKTRLAKSINDAGWSQFVRILSFKAENAGLKVIAVNPNGTSQECSNCGNKVKKALSHSRSVS
- the tnpA gene encoding IS200/IS605 family transposase — protein: MKNDFVSKGRSVSDLKAHLVLTTKYRRKAFTLEMLKRLEDILVDLLEKWDCKLVEFNKEEDHVHLLFQYHPDLQLSKLVNNIKSVTSRRLRQEYAEHLEKFFWKDVFWNGSYFVASCGGVTISKLKEYIENQNSPE
- a CDS encoding phage tail sheath subtilisin-like domain-containing protein, which gives rise to MIGVAPAPTPSGTPAPTPSGTPAPTPTGTPTPAIDEGHRRLAHAVYGFFNNGGSRCYVVRITKDEDLSKALDEFARIDEIALVAMPGRTEDSIRDQLVTHCAQTGDRFAILDGPPTAENLNDLTTIPAADPKGKMPKRTDLAAWYFPWIKVFDPATKLQNIQNPNDSGLLEVPPSGHIAGIYARVDTERGVHKAPANEAILGALDLTQKISKAEQNGLNPKGVNCIRVLNDNILVWGARTVGGEDNFDLKYINVRRTLLYLRESIDEGTQWVVFEPNTPDLWKRITRNVSDFLTVVWRSGALFGTTPQQAFYVKCNAETNPPEERELGRVITEIGVAIVRPAEFVIFRINQFTANTPS
- a CDS encoding phage baseplate assembly protein V, with translation MNLFDVLIDTETREAIANRIFGVVIGIVTNNQDPEKFGRVKVKFPWLSDDDESYWARIATPMAGKQMGIYFLPEVDDEVLVVFEQGDMNFPYIIGGLWNGEDRPPLTNENLKNNVRLIKSRSGHVIRLNDEKGKETIEIIDKSNNNKLVFDTTTNTITIQTDKDIKLSAPKGTISLDAKEIKINSSCNTNITAGKPGMNITAIGTMSY